CAGGTGGGTTGCTGTTTTACTGTTAATAGTATCTGCATTTATAGTAAAAAATATTTTAAAAATTAATATTCAAGAAGTACAAATTTATTTCCTTTCTTTAATTTTAATTATTTTAAATTTCCTTTTCTTTTTTTATAAAAAAAGTATAATTGAAGAAAATGGAAAATTTATAAAAAAAATAAAACAACTCATACACTTTCAGGTTTCGTCTGACTTAATAATACTTACACTTATACTTCATTTTTCAGGAGGAGTAGAAAACCCATTCATTATTTATTATATTTTTCACATGATAATTGTGAGTATAATTTTTTCACCAAAGGAAAGTTATACGCAAACTTGTTTTGCTCTATTTTTAGTGGGAACTCTTGCGTTTCTCGAATGTTACTCGGTAATTCCTCATTACAAACTTATAGGATTTGTTGATAATAATTTATACTTCGATAAATTTTATCTTTTTACCACAGGATTTGTATTTGTTACAACTTCAATTATAGTGGTTGCGTTGACAAATTTTATTGTTTCCGAATCAAGAAAAAACGAAGAAGCATATTTGAAAGCAAATGAAGAACTTAATTTGAAAGATATTTTAAAAAATGAATATGTGTTAAGAGTTACGCACGATATTAAAGGACATCTTGCAGCAATAAAAAGTTGCCTTGATGTTGTTTCTGATAGAAATATTGCAGGTTCATTAAATAGTATTCAAGAAGAATTTATAAATCGTGCAGGTTCCAGAACCGGAGTTCTTGCCGATTTCGTAAAAGATATTTTAAATATCACGAAAAAGAGATTGGAAAAATCAAATGTTAAAAATGAATTTGTTTTTAAGGATGTGATTGACAAAACAACTTCTTCAATTAATGTAAATATAAAAAGTAAGAAGATAAATTTTATCACCGAAATTGATAAAAACATAAATGTAATATATGGAAATTCTTTATTAATAGAAGAAATGCTGATTAATCTTTTATTGAATGCCATTAAATACACACCTGAAAATGGGACAGTAAAGCTTATAGTAAAAAATCGAATTGACGATATAATAATTGAAGTATCGGACAATGGAATTGGAATTCCAGAATATGAAACTGACAGGATTTTTGATGAATTTTTCAGAGCAAGCAATGTGATTAATGATACGTCAACAGGAACAGGATTAGGATTATCAATTGTCAAACAGATTGTTGATGACCATAATGGTAAAATATGGGTGGAAAGCATTCTCGGAAAAGGTTCTAAGTTCACTATTATTTTGCCTAAAAAACCGGAAGATTTAATCGTAAGTAAAATAATTTAAATAATAAAAATAAAGTCATAAAAACTTGCTTTAATAAAAAATATGTTGTATCTTTATCCTATTTATTACATAGGATATATAGGTTATAAAATTGAATAAAATGAAAACTTCAAAATGGATATTTATAGGAGTACTTTTAATATTAGCGTTTATTACTCCCGTTTCCAAAACATTAAAATTTGATAAACAGAAAAGTAGAATAGTTATAGCAGGTACATCAAATTTGCATGACTGGGAAGAGACCATAACAAAATTTGATGGGGAGTTGGTGTTGAATACAGATGAAAAAGTTGTAAAATCATATAACTCGGTTAATCTGAATTTTTATTCCGTAAGCATAAGCAGCGGCAAGTCCATTATGGACAATAAAACAAAAGAAGCATTAAAAGCGGAAAAGTTTCCTGTTATAAATTTCAGGTCGCAACAGATAAAAGAAGTTAGAGATATGAATAATAAAAAGCAGGTTGTGGTATTTGGAAATCTTACAATAGCTGGAGTTACAAAATATATTGATGTCGGAGGATTCAACACCGTAACAACTGACGGAGGAATACTTTTTGAAGGCAAAAAAAACATCAACATGTCGGATTTTGGAATAAAACCACCAACAGCATTGATGGGTACACTTGTGGTAGGAAATAAAGTATCAGTAATATTTAATATTTATTTCAATTAAAATTATGTATAACTTAAATTAATAAACTATGAAAAAGATTATAACTATGCTGGCAACAGGAATATTAACCTTTGCTGCTAATGCACAAAAAAACGATACCACAATTTACAATTATGGTCTTGGTTTTGAACAAGGAAAGGTGGATGCTTCAAAATTCACAAAAGTTAAAGCTAATATCGGAGGTGATTTTGTTCTGCGGTTTCAGTCACTTAAATCCCATGCCGACTCAGCAATGGTTCCTCTCGGAGGCAATATTAATTTTCCATCGGCAAACCTGAATGTAAATGTGGACATGGCTCCGGGTATTATGGTAAATCTCACAACTTACCTTGCTTCACGCCATCATCAGAATACTTATGTTGAAGGTGGTTATATTTTAATTGACCAACTTCCTTTTCTGAAAAGTAAAGTTGCGGATGATATTATGAAATATGCAACAATAAAAGTCGGCATGATGGAAATTAACTATGGAGATGCACACTTTCGCAGGTCTGATAATGCGAGAACATTGAATAACGCATTTGTAGGAAACTATATTCTTGATGGATTTGCAATTTCTCCGGCACTTGAATTATATTTTCGTCATAAGGGAATTCTTGTTATGGGTGGTTTGACAAATTGTGTTACAAATCCGAATACAGGAGGTTACATTGCTGCGGGAACAAGCAAATACACCGCTCCTTCGACCAAATATCCGGCTTCATATACGGCATATAACTTAAATAAAATTCTTGGTTATTATTTCAAACTAAGCTACGATAAACAAATAAATAAAGATATAAGAATAAGACCTTCGATATCCGGTTTTATTTGTAATTTCACTCCGGCAGGTGCTTTGTATAACAGCGACCGTGCCGGCTCTCCATATAACGAAGTAATGAATAAGAAAAGTTTGGGTTTATCATCTTACGATGCTACAGCAAATGTTACAAACGGTTATTTCGGTACAGGTAATTACTCAAAAGATAATTCATATATGTTTAATTTATTTGCTCAGTTCTATGGATTCGAAATATTTGGAACTTATGAACAGGCAAAAGGAAATACGGGACTATCGCAAACATTTAATGTTGTTCCATACACAATTATAAATAATTCACTTGAAGGATTATATTATTTTGGGAAACACAGGCAATTTGATGTTGGTGTAAGATACACCGCTGTCAGAAAAAGTGCTATTCCTGCTTATGGAACTTTTGATGATGTAAAAGGCACCTATGCTGTTCCTGCAATTGCAGCAATGCAAACAGGAAGATTGCAGGCAACTTTAGGATGGAGATTGACAAATAATATTATGACAAAAATTGAATATTGCAAACAGACATATTCTAACTTTTTAACGTATGGAACAGGAGCAACACCATTTTTTGAAGGCGTGATTGCTGAAGCAGCTATATCATTTTAAACAATTAAATTAATTAATACATGAAAAGTTCGGTTTTGATAGATTTTTTTAAGCATAACATATATTTTATTTTTTATTTTTTTGTTATCCTACTAATATTATTCTTTATATAGAGTATAAATTTTAAAAATATTATCCGTGAACTGCATTATAATAAATATAATATTAGAAAGCTTTAATAAGTTAAAATTAATATTTGCTTGTAAATATTTTAAAAGAACAATATTTTTTTTAAT
This region of Bacteroidales bacterium genomic DNA includes:
- a CDS encoding HAMP domain-containing sensor histidine kinase; translated protein: MQENPKPKYFNYTELFIKVRWVAVLLLIVSAFIVKNILKINIQEVQIYFLSLILIILNFLFFFYKKSIIEENGKFIKKIKQLIHFQVSSDLIILTLILHFSGGVENPFIIYYIFHMIIVSIIFSPKESYTQTCFALFLVGTLAFLECYSVIPHYKLIGFVDNNLYFDKFYLFTTGFVFVTTSIIVVALTNFIVSESRKNEEAYLKANEELNLKDILKNEYVLRVTHDIKGHLAAIKSCLDVVSDRNIAGSLNSIQEEFINRAGSRTGVLADFVKDILNITKKRLEKSNVKNEFVFKDVIDKTTSSINVNIKSKKINFITEIDKNINVIYGNSLLIEEMLINLLLNAIKYTPENGTVKLIVKNRIDDIIIEVSDNGIGIPEYETDRIFDEFFRASNVINDTSTGTGLGLSIVKQIVDDHNGKIWVESILGKGSKFTIILPKKPEDLIVSKII
- a CDS encoding YceI family protein; protein product: MKTSKWIFIGVLLILAFITPVSKTLKFDKQKSRIVIAGTSNLHDWEETITKFDGELVLNTDEKVVKSYNSVNLNFYSVSISSGKSIMDNKTKEALKAEKFPVINFRSQQIKEVRDMNNKKQVVVFGNLTIAGVTKYIDVGGFNTVTTDGGILFEGKKNINMSDFGIKPPTALMGTLVVGNKVSVIFNIYFN